From Pseudomonas hefeiensis, one genomic window encodes:
- a CDS encoding MATE family efflux transporter has translation MSNLITDWRDRLTHRRVWALAAPMILSNISVPLVALVDSTVIGHLPHAHQLGAVAVGASLYTVLAWAMSFLRMGSTGFAAQAAGRGDGAALRQVLVQGLLLALGLALVLGAVGVPLSGVALHFMQPSAELEQLTRDFFHTRLFGLPAALASYALVGWFLGAQNARAPLAILLVTNLMNIALNLWFVIGLEWGVTGSARASVIAEWTGALVGLVLARNTLRAWPGQIAWAALGVWQSWRPLLAVNRDIFIRSLALQAVFFLITVQGARLGDATVAANALLLNGLLLTAHALDGLAHAVEALCGHAIGARDRLALRRSLVVACGWSLIASVGFALLFLLAGHLFIDMQTDIPDVRDTAYRYLPYLAGLPLIAVWSYLLDGLFIGATRAREMRNGMLLTLLLVLPFAWVLQALGNHGLWITFLLFMALRSLTLGAFAWHLQRRDGWLGVRT, from the coding sequence ATGTCCAACCTGATCACCGACTGGCGTGACCGTCTTACTCACCGCCGGGTTTGGGCGCTGGCCGCGCCGATGATTCTTTCGAACATCTCCGTGCCGCTGGTGGCGCTGGTGGACAGCACGGTCATCGGCCACCTGCCCCATGCCCACCAGTTAGGCGCGGTGGCAGTCGGGGCGAGCTTGTATACGGTGCTGGCCTGGGCCATGAGTTTCTTGCGCATGGGCTCCACCGGGTTCGCCGCCCAGGCGGCCGGCCGTGGTGATGGGGCGGCGTTGCGGCAGGTGCTGGTGCAAGGTCTGCTGCTGGCGTTGGGGTTGGCGCTGGTGCTGGGGGCGGTCGGCGTACCATTGAGTGGGGTGGCGTTGCATTTCATGCAGCCGTCCGCCGAGCTTGAGCAGTTGACCCGGGACTTTTTCCACACCCGGTTGTTTGGCTTGCCGGCGGCGCTGGCCAGTTATGCGCTGGTAGGTTGGTTTCTCGGCGCACAGAATGCCCGGGCACCGTTGGCGATCCTGCTGGTGACCAACCTGATGAACATCGCCCTGAACCTGTGGTTCGTGATCGGCCTGGAGTGGGGCGTAACCGGCTCGGCCCGGGCGTCGGTGATTGCCGAGTGGACCGGCGCCCTGGTCGGTCTGGTCCTGGCGCGCAACACGCTGCGGGCCTGGCCGGGACAGATCGCCTGGGCGGCGCTGGGCGTGTGGCAAAGCTGGCGCCCGCTGCTGGCGGTGAACCGGGACATTTTCATTCGCAGCCTGGCGCTGCAAGCGGTGTTCTTCCTGATCACGGTGCAAGGCGCGCGCCTGGGGGATGCGACCGTAGCAGCCAACGCCCTGCTACTTAACGGCCTGCTGCTGACGGCCCATGCCCTGGACGGTCTGGCCCATGCCGTCGAAGCGCTGTGCGGTCACGCCATCGGCGCCCGCGACCGCTTGGCCCTGCGTCGCTCGCTGGTCGTGGCCTGCGGTTGGTCACTGATTGCAAGCGTGGGGTTTGCCCTGCTGTTTCTGCTGGCCGGGCACCTGTTCATCGATATGCAGACCGATATCCCCGACGTGCGCGACACCGCTTACCGCTACCTGCCTTACCTGGCAGGACTGCCGTTGATTGCGGTCTGGAGTTATTTGCTCGATGGTTTGTTCATCGGCGCCACCCGCGCCCGGGAAATGCGCAACGGCATGCTGCTGACTCTGTTGCTGGTGTTGCCGTTCGCCTGGGTGCTGCAAGCGCTGGGCAACCACGGGCTGTGGATCACTTTCCTGTTGTTCATGGCATTGCGCAGCTTGACCCTCGGCGCTTTTGCCTGGCACTTGCAGCGGCGCGACGGCTGGCTTGGTGTCCGAACCTGA
- a CDS encoding MazG-like family protein: protein MNLVELTERLHAIRDRNDWRQFHSPKNLAMAASVEMAELVEIFQWLTEDQSRQLPADKLAHAGQEVGDIVLYLLLLCSELGLDMDAVVRSKLADSERRFGQ from the coding sequence ATGAACCTTGTTGAACTGACCGAACGCCTGCATGCCATTCGTGACCGTAACGATTGGCGGCAATTTCACAGCCCGAAAAACCTCGCCATGGCCGCCAGCGTGGAAATGGCCGAACTGGTGGAGATTTTCCAGTGGTTGACCGAGGACCAGTCGCGCCAGTTGCCAGCGGACAAACTGGCCCACGCCGGACAGGAAGTCGGTGACATCGTGTTGTACCTGTTGCTGCTGTGCAGTGAGCTGGGGTTGGACATGGACGCCGTGGTGCGCAGCAAACTGGCTGACAGTGAGCGGCGGTTCGGCCAATGA
- a CDS encoding 3-oxoacyl-ACP reductase, with protein MSDRYIDFANSPLGLRLVGALGLPSPVRLERWQAGRLRPIEGALLLGGGPLTEQIGAFAKRLTDAIFIYGGEPTLATEWIPGHGPKIRAVVYDASHLTQADQLKQLREFFQPLMKNLDHSAHVVILGRAPESLDDPFAASTQRALEGFSRSLAKELRHGGTLQLLYVGDGAEAQLEGALRFFLSPKSAYVSGQVIRLKACQAQVQDWTRPLTGLKALVTGAARGIGASIAETLSRDGADVILLDVPQAKADLEALAARLSGRSVTLDICAEDAATQLIEHLPDGVDIVVHNAGITRDKTLANMTPEFWDAVLAVNLNAPQVLTKALLDSGTLRDNGRVILLASISGIAGNRGQTNYAASKAGLIGLAQAWAPVLQPRGISINAVAPGFIETRMTADIPFALREAGRRMSSLGQGGLPQDVAEAVAWLAQPGTGAVTGQTLRVCGQSLLGA; from the coding sequence ATGTCAGACCGTTATATCGACTTCGCCAATTCGCCCCTTGGCCTGCGTCTGGTCGGTGCGCTGGGCCTGCCATCGCCGGTACGCCTGGAGCGCTGGCAGGCCGGGCGGCTGCGGCCGATCGAAGGCGCGTTGCTGCTGGGCGGCGGACCGTTGACCGAACAGATCGGCGCATTTGCCAAGCGCCTGACCGATGCGATCTTCATCTACGGAGGCGAACCGACACTGGCCACCGAGTGGATCCCCGGCCACGGTCCGAAAATCAGGGCCGTGGTGTACGACGCCAGTCATCTGACGCAGGCCGATCAGCTCAAGCAACTGCGCGAGTTTTTCCAACCCCTGATGAAGAACCTCGACCACAGCGCCCATGTCGTCATCCTCGGCCGCGCTCCAGAAAGCCTTGACGACCCGTTCGCCGCCAGCACGCAGCGGGCCCTGGAGGGCTTCAGCCGTTCGCTGGCCAAAGAATTGCGCCACGGCGGGACGCTGCAACTGCTGTATGTGGGTGACGGCGCCGAAGCCCAACTGGAAGGTGCGCTACGGTTTTTCCTGTCGCCCAAGAGCGCCTACGTTTCCGGGCAGGTTATTCGCCTCAAGGCCTGCCAGGCCCAGGTCCAGGACTGGACGCGTCCGCTCACGGGCCTCAAGGCCCTGGTCACCGGCGCGGCCCGCGGGATCGGCGCCTCCATCGCCGAAACCCTCTCCCGTGATGGCGCCGACGTGATCCTGCTGGACGTCCCGCAGGCCAAGGCCGACCTCGAAGCCCTGGCTGCGCGCCTTAGCGGGCGCAGCGTGACGCTGGACATCTGTGCGGAAGACGCCGCTACGCAATTGATTGAACACCTGCCCGACGGCGTCGACATCGTGGTACACAACGCCGGCATTACCCGGGACAAGACGCTCGCCAACATGACTCCGGAATTCTGGGACGCGGTGCTGGCGGTCAACCTCAACGCGCCGCAGGTGCTGACCAAGGCCCTGCTCGACAGTGGCACCCTGCGGGACAATGGCCGAGTGATTCTGCTGGCGTCCATCAGCGGCATTGCTGGCAATCGCGGCCAGACTAACTATGCGGCGAGCAAGGCCGGATTGATCGGCCTGGCCCAGGCCTGGGCGCCGGTCCTGCAACCTCGGGGGATCAGCATCAATGCCGTGGCCCCGGGTTTCATCGAAACCCGCATGACCGCCGACATCCCTTTCGCCCTGCGCGAAGCCGGGCGGCGCATGAGTTCCCTGGGCCAGGGCGGCCTGCCACAGGATGTTGCTGAAGCCGTGGCCTGGCTCGCCCAGCCGGGCACGGGCGCCGTTACCGGCCAGACGCTGCGGGTGTGCGGGCAAAGCCTCCTGGGAGCATGA
- a CDS encoding bile acid:sodium symporter family protein, with the protein MHIFRHLKRLVTDWFLCGMLLATLLAYLFPSFGATGGAMHAEWVVNIGIFVVFFLHGINLSGEQIRHGLKNIRLHLMVQVFTFGVFPLIWLVSDSLLGRHMPSLLMLGFFYLCVLPSTISSSVALTGSAGGNVPAAILNASLSSVLGIFLTPLLVSFVVGSGAGGIDLGATLLDLCLMLLLPLVLGQLLRRWLAGFFGRYKRYTSIIDKLVILLLVYAAFCNSMVSGIWQQQGNTVLLSALLGSAVLLAIILWMTTRTARALRFSNADEIAAVFCASKKSLAAGVPMAALIFGNNPGLGLILLPIMIYHPLQLIVCSILAERYANRQRELINQQREALLNVR; encoded by the coding sequence ATGCACATTTTCAGACACCTCAAACGCTTGGTAACCGACTGGTTCCTGTGCGGCATGCTGCTTGCCACGTTACTGGCGTATCTGTTTCCCAGCTTTGGCGCCACGGGTGGCGCCATGCATGCCGAGTGGGTGGTCAATATCGGCATCTTTGTGGTGTTCTTCCTGCATGGGATAAACCTGTCCGGCGAGCAGATCCGCCACGGTCTGAAAAACATCCGGCTGCACTTGATGGTGCAGGTTTTTACCTTCGGCGTGTTTCCGTTGATCTGGCTGGTCAGCGACTCGCTTCTGGGCCGCCATATGCCATCACTGCTGATGCTGGGGTTCTTTTACCTGTGCGTCTTGCCCTCGACCATTTCCTCCTCGGTGGCCCTGACCGGCAGCGCCGGCGGTAACGTGCCGGCAGCGATTCTCAACGCGAGCCTGTCCAGTGTGCTGGGGATTTTCCTGACACCGCTGCTGGTCAGCTTCGTCGTCGGTAGCGGCGCCGGGGGCATCGACCTGGGTGCAACCTTGCTCGACCTTTGCCTGATGTTGCTGTTGCCGCTGGTGCTTGGGCAGTTGCTGCGGCGCTGGCTGGCCGGTTTTTTCGGGCGGTATAAACGCTACACCAGCATCATCGACAAACTGGTGATCCTGCTGCTGGTCTACGCGGCATTCTGTAATTCGATGGTGTCCGGGATCTGGCAACAACAAGGCAACACCGTGCTGCTCAGTGCATTGCTTGGCAGTGCCGTGTTGCTGGCAATCATTTTGTGGATGACCACCCGCACCGCCCGGGCCTTGCGGTTCAGCAACGCCGATGAGATTGCGGCGGTATTTTGTGCCAGCAAGAAATCCCTGGCGGCCGGGGTGCCGATGGCCGCGTTGATTTTCGGCAACAACCCCGGCCTGGGGCTGATCCTGTTGCCGATCATGATTTATCACCCGTTGCAGTTGATCGTCTGTTCGATCCTCGCCGAACGCTACGCCAACCGCCAGCGGGAACTGATCAATCAACAGCGCGAGGCGCTCCTCAACGTTCGATAA
- a CDS encoding acetyl-CoA C-acetyltransferase, with the protein MTQLRRVAIIGGNRIPFARSNGPYATASNQAMLTAALEGLIERYNLHGLHIGEVAAGAVLKHSRDLNLTRECVLGSRLSPTTPAYDLQQACGTGLETVLLTANKIALGQIDSAIAGGVDTTSDAPIGVNEGLRRILLQANRAKTTAEKIKTFLQLRPQHFVPELPRNGEPRTGLSMGQHCELMAQTWQIPRGEQDQLALESHQKMAASYAEGWQNDLMTPFLGLTRDNNLRPDLTLEKLTALKPAFEKSAKGTMTAGNSTPLTDGASLVLLGSEEWAKSRGLPILAYVRDGETAAVDFVNGAEGLLMAPVYAVPRLLARNGLTLQDFDYYEIHEAFAAQVLCTLKAWEDPDYCKTRLGLDAPLGSIDRSRLNVKGSSLAAGHPFAATGGRIVANLAKLLDTAGRGRGLISICAAGGQGVTAIIER; encoded by the coding sequence ATGACACAGCTACGCCGCGTCGCGATCATCGGTGGTAACCGCATCCCCTTCGCTCGCTCCAACGGGCCCTATGCCACCGCCAGCAACCAGGCGATGCTGACCGCCGCGCTCGAGGGGCTGATCGAGCGCTACAACTTGCATGGTTTGCATATCGGTGAGGTGGCCGCCGGTGCGGTGCTCAAGCATTCCCGGGATCTGAACCTGACCCGCGAATGCGTGCTCGGTTCGCGCCTGTCGCCCACCACGCCGGCCTATGACCTGCAACAGGCTTGCGGCACCGGGCTGGAAACCGTGCTGTTGACGGCCAACAAGATTGCCCTCGGGCAGATCGACAGTGCCATTGCCGGCGGCGTGGACACCACCTCGGATGCGCCGATTGGCGTCAACGAAGGGCTGCGCAGGATCCTGCTGCAAGCCAATCGCGCCAAAACCACCGCTGAGAAAATCAAGACCTTCCTGCAACTGCGTCCCCAGCACTTCGTTCCCGAACTGCCTCGCAATGGCGAGCCACGAACCGGCCTGTCCATGGGTCAGCACTGCGAATTGATGGCGCAGACCTGGCAGATTCCCAGGGGGGAGCAGGACCAATTGGCCCTGGAGAGTCATCAGAAAATGGCCGCGTCTTACGCCGAGGGCTGGCAGAACGATTTGATGACACCGTTTCTCGGTCTGACACGGGACAACAACCTGCGCCCGGACCTGACCCTGGAAAAACTCACCGCGCTTAAGCCTGCCTTCGAAAAAAGCGCCAAGGGCACGATGACGGCGGGCAATTCCACGCCGTTGACCGATGGTGCCTCACTGGTGTTGCTGGGCAGCGAAGAGTGGGCCAAGTCCCGGGGACTGCCGATCCTGGCGTATGTGCGCGACGGCGAAACAGCAGCGGTGGATTTCGTCAACGGGGCAGAAGGGTTGCTGATGGCGCCGGTCTACGCCGTGCCTCGGTTGCTGGCGCGCAACGGCCTGACGTTGCAGGACTTTGATTACTACGAGATCCACGAAGCATTCGCCGCTCAAGTGTTATGCACGCTCAAAGCCTGGGAAGACCCGGATTATTGCAAGACGCGCCTGGGCCTCGACGCTCCGTTGGGCAGCATAGACCGCAGCCGGTTGAACGTGAAGGGCAGCTCCCTGGCCGCCGGGCACCCGTTTGCCGCCACAGGTGGACGAATCGTCGCCAACCTCGCCAAGTTGCTGGATACGGCGGGGCGGGGCCGTGGTCTGATTTCCATCTGCGCGGCCGGTGGCCAGGGTGTGACGGCAATTATCGAACGTTGA
- a CDS encoding DUF4136 domain-containing protein encodes MKGRSGLLVLCLGLAACQGSNPYVATSNPLPPAPPEAATVFDRSAYPAPPRDYGRYRSWAWLNGRLPPGTAWADSAQVAEAVSNALDQRGLRPLHDNRPADLFVSADLRLETRVRQVRDDYDSGYYGGYNRYDRYGPGYGMYHSVPVVRTYREQVVVVRVDLFDARNGQPVWSASAETSQRGSQSARTDAIREAVEKALSAYPPS; translated from the coding sequence ATGAAAGGTCGTTCAGGGTTGTTGGTGTTGTGCCTGGGACTGGCTGCCTGCCAGGGCAGCAACCCGTATGTCGCCACGTCTAATCCGCTGCCACCGGCGCCACCGGAGGCCGCCACGGTGTTTGATCGCAGTGCTTACCCTGCGCCACCCCGTGATTACGGGCGCTATCGCAGTTGGGCCTGGCTCAACGGGCGACTGCCACCGGGCACCGCTTGGGCGGACTCGGCCCAAGTGGCTGAAGCGGTGAGCAATGCTCTGGATCAACGCGGCCTTCGCCCCTTGCATGACAACCGCCCGGCCGACCTGTTCGTCAGCGCCGACCTGCGCCTGGAAACGCGGGTGCGCCAGGTTCGCGACGACTATGACTCCGGTTACTACGGCGGCTACAACCGTTATGACCGCTACGGTCCCGGCTATGGCATGTACCACTCGGTGCCGGTGGTACGCACTTATCGGGAGCAGGTCGTGGTGGTGCGAGTAGACTTGTTCGATGCCCGTAATGGTCAGCCGGTGTGGAGCGCCAGCGCCGAGACCAGCCAGCGCGGCAGTCAGAGCGCGCGCACCGACGCCATTCGCGAAGCGGTGGAAAAAGCCCTGTCGGCTTATCCTCCAAGTTGA
- a CDS encoding methyltransferase domain-containing protein, whose translation MSDRHFDQLATRFAEKIYGGAKGAIRLAVLQADLLEALPERPLRVLDIGAGLGHMSLWLAERGHQVTLAEPAEPMLEGARQRFADAGQSATFIQAPWQALLEQLAEPYDLVLCHAVLEWLAEPHAILPVLHQLTAPGGWLSLAFYNRDALVYRNLLKGHFRKLRKNDMAGEKQSLTPQQPLDPRELAAQLEGLWQVETQSGVRVFHDYMPVEFQGRVELAQLLEMELAHRRHPAFAGLGRYLHWVCRPL comes from the coding sequence ATGAGTGATCGTCATTTCGATCAGCTCGCCACACGCTTTGCTGAAAAAATCTACGGCGGGGCCAAAGGTGCGATCCGCCTGGCGGTGCTGCAGGCCGATCTGCTTGAAGCCTTGCCTGAGCGTCCGTTGCGCGTGTTGGACATAGGCGCCGGCTTGGGCCACATGTCGTTGTGGCTGGCCGAGCGCGGCCATCAGGTGACCCTCGCCGAGCCCGCCGAGCCCATGCTCGAAGGTGCCCGCCAGCGGTTTGCCGATGCCGGTCAGAGCGCAACGTTCATCCAGGCGCCGTGGCAGGCGCTGCTCGAACAGCTTGCTGAGCCTTACGACCTGGTGCTGTGTCACGCGGTGCTGGAGTGGCTGGCCGAACCTCACGCCATCCTGCCGGTGCTGCATCAACTCACGGCCCCGGGCGGCTGGTTGTCCCTGGCGTTCTACAACCGCGACGCGCTGGTCTATCGCAACCTGCTCAAGGGGCATTTTCGCAAGTTGCGCAAAAACGACATGGCCGGGGAAAAACAGAGCCTGACCCCGCAACAACCCCTTGATCCGCGGGAATTGGCGGCGCAACTTGAGGGCTTGTGGCAGGTCGAAACTCAAAGTGGCGTGCGGGTTTTCCATGACTACATGCCGGTGGAGTTCCAGGGCCGCGTGGAGCTTGCGCAGTTGCTGGAGATGGAGCTGGCCCACCGTCGCCATCCTGCGTTTGCCGGGTTGGGGCGTTATCTGCACTGGGTTTGCCGTCCCCTCTGA
- a CDS encoding AraC family transcriptional regulator, whose protein sequence is MPTNGHQQLERRIPDLTELPRPLYARVESLSAGSWTQAHRHDWVQFSYAISGVLGVHTAEGSFFAPPQWGIWIPADLEHHVVTSTRAEMRSLYVHRQACPWADERCRVLEVTPLARELIKAFCQMPADYSQGDTQEARLVQVLLDQLAVLPEVGFCLPLPRHARLLALCNELIEQPEQNVTLQAWAERLGTSEKTLMRLFQRETGLSFRAWRQRSRLLSSLGALEKGDSVTGAALSCGYDSTSAFIAAFKRMFGFTPGELFKH, encoded by the coding sequence ATGCCGACTAACGGACACCAACAACTCGAAAGACGCATTCCTGACCTGACTGAGTTGCCCAGGCCGCTTTACGCCCGTGTCGAAAGTTTGAGCGCCGGTTCCTGGACACAGGCCCATCGTCATGATTGGGTGCAGTTTTCCTACGCCATCAGTGGCGTGCTCGGCGTGCACACTGCCGAAGGCAGCTTCTTCGCGCCGCCTCAATGGGGTATCTGGATTCCTGCCGACCTGGAGCATCACGTGGTGACCTCAACCCGGGCGGAAATGCGCAGCCTCTATGTCCATCGCCAAGCCTGCCCGTGGGCCGATGAGCGCTGCCGGGTGCTGGAGGTCACGCCGCTGGCCCGGGAGCTGATCAAGGCTTTTTGTCAGATGCCGGCCGACTACTCACAGGGCGATACCCAGGAAGCACGACTGGTGCAGGTGTTGCTGGATCAGTTGGCAGTGCTGCCGGAAGTGGGTTTTTGCCTGCCGCTGCCCCGACACGCTCGTCTGCTGGCACTGTGCAACGAACTGATCGAACAGCCCGAACAGAACGTGACCTTGCAAGCCTGGGCCGAGCGTTTGGGCACATCGGAAAAAACCCTCATGCGCCTGTTTCAGCGCGAAACCGGCCTGAGCTTTCGCGCCTGGCGCCAGCGCTCGCGGTTGTTGTCGTCCTTGGGGGCGTTGGAAAAAGGCGATAGTGTGACCGGCGCAGCGTTGTCCTGTGGGTATGACTCCACGTCCGCTTTTATCGCGGCGTTCAAGAGGATGTTTGGGTTTACACCGGGGGAGCTGTTTAAACATTGA
- a CDS encoding transposase codes for MTILTSQTVVGIDIAKAEVVVYRYDLQTTDTIKNDRTSLKRWLKTLPAQSALAVEATNIYHLDTVELAHAMGHQVYVVDAYRVSNYRRGIGQRAKNDPCDARLLARYLTNEQHELRLWSPPPKAYTTLKSLLHRRATLVKNHTGLMLSWHDEPLLKKTLATQQKAFEQAIQAIQKLLRKVSKEAGIEANIGRCKAIEGVGELVATGLATSFMRGDFADSDAFIAFLGMDLRVDDSGKKKGQRHLTKKGDSEIRRLAHIAAMTARRSPRWKPFYESYLARGFSKTQALVVLARKLCRVAFALMKNQSEYQPTPMLQGCPAT; via the coding sequence ATGACAATCCTTACCTCGCAGACGGTTGTTGGTATTGATATAGCCAAGGCCGAAGTTGTTGTTTATCGCTATGACCTGCAAACCACTGACACCATCAAGAATGACCGAACATCCCTCAAACGCTGGCTTAAAACGTTGCCCGCCCAAAGTGCTCTAGCCGTCGAAGCAACCAACATCTACCACCTGGACACCGTCGAGCTGGCTCATGCGATGGGGCATCAGGTCTATGTCGTGGATGCTTATCGGGTGAGCAATTATCGTCGCGGCATCGGCCAGCGGGCTAAGAACGATCCTTGTGATGCTCGTCTGCTGGCGCGGTATTTAACCAATGAACAGCACGAGTTGCGGCTCTGGAGCCCGCCACCGAAAGCCTACACGACGTTAAAAAGCCTGCTTCATAGGCGTGCGACGCTGGTCAAGAACCATACCGGCCTGATGTTGAGCTGGCACGATGAGCCTCTGTTAAAAAAAACGCTGGCCACTCAGCAAAAGGCGTTCGAACAGGCGATTCAGGCCATTCAGAAGTTGCTACGAAAAGTCAGCAAAGAAGCGGGAATTGAGGCGAATATCGGCCGCTGCAAAGCCATCGAGGGCGTTGGTGAACTGGTCGCTACTGGATTGGCGACGAGTTTCATGCGAGGTGATTTTGCGGACAGCGATGCATTTATCGCGTTTTTGGGGATGGACTTGAGGGTCGATGACTCCGGAAAAAAGAAGGGTCAACGGCACCTCACCAAGAAGGGCGATTCAGAGATACGCCGATTGGCTCATATCGCTGCAATGACAGCACGCCGCTCGCCTAGATGGAAGCCGTTCTACGAGTCATACCTGGCGAGAGGTTTCTCAAAAACCCAGGCATTGGTGGTGCTGGCCCGAAAGTTATGCCGGGTGGCATTTGCTTTGATGAAAAATCAGAGCGAGTACCAGCCGACACCTATGTTGCAGGGTTGCCCTGCAACATAG
- a CDS encoding DUF4136 domain-containing protein codes for MFRRLALLAFTLLLGACAGTPVNHDFDTSRDFSAYRSWSWKEPALQYRPDDPRIKSDLTEQRIRQAVADQLDQRGLRPAQAGGRGDVMVQTYLIVEDRQQQVTTNYGGGWGGPWNGYWGGPMYNETRNISYKVATVQIDLLDGKDGKLVWRGSDEQLLSHSPNPTDRSTAVRETVARILANYPPR; via the coding sequence ATGTTTCGCCGTCTCGCTCTACTGGCTTTCACCCTGTTGCTCGGCGCCTGTGCGGGTACCCCGGTCAACCACGACTTTGACACCAGCCGGGATTTCTCGGCTTACCGCAGTTGGAGCTGGAAAGAGCCGGCGCTGCAATATCGCCCCGATGATCCGCGCATCAAGAGCGACCTGACCGAACAGCGGATCCGTCAGGCGGTTGCCGATCAACTCGACCAGCGCGGACTGCGCCCGGCCCAGGCTGGCGGGCGAGGGGATGTGATGGTCCAGACCTACCTGATCGTCGAGGATCGCCAGCAGCAGGTCACGACCAACTATGGCGGCGGTTGGGGCGGCCCCTGGAATGGCTATTGGGGCGGGCCGATGTACAACGAAACCCGCAACATCAGCTACAAGGTCGCCACGGTGCAGATTGATCTGCTCGATGGCAAGGACGGCAAGCTGGTGTGGCGTGGCAGTGATGAACAACTGCTCAGCCATTCGCCGAACCCGACTGATCGCAGCACCGCGGTGCGTGAGACGGTTGCGCGGATCCTGGCGAACTATCCGCCGCGCTAG
- a CDS encoding MaoC family dehydratase, with protein MTIQWHEVNAAPGMSALYMKAATRRKVTGKTLPEDGLRQVIQVDPQRLAAYRKVCGFAENGLLPPTYPHVLAFALQMQLLTARDFPFPLLGLIHLSNRIRVLRPMGGVSQVQARVNVQNLQAHPKGAVFDLVTRIDDQLGPLWEAESQMLCKGVQLDGALVEEPLQEIQALTEVAHWTAPADIGRQYAKVSGDYNPIHLSGLSARLFGFPTAIAHGLWNKARTLAALDEHLPDANIEIEVTFKKPVRLPSKVTLLASAAGSSGDLRLIGSGELEHMVGSWRPVG; from the coding sequence ATGACGATTCAATGGCATGAAGTAAACGCCGCACCCGGTATGTCCGCGCTGTACATGAAAGCCGCGACACGGCGCAAGGTCACCGGAAAAACCTTGCCCGAGGACGGATTGCGCCAAGTGATACAGGTCGATCCGCAACGCCTGGCGGCTTATCGCAAGGTCTGCGGTTTTGCCGAAAACGGGCTGCTGCCGCCGACCTATCCCCACGTGCTGGCGTTTGCCCTACAGATGCAATTGCTCACCGCCCGGGACTTTCCGTTCCCGTTGCTGGGGCTGATCCACCTGAGCAATCGCATCCGCGTACTGCGGCCCATGGGCGGGGTCAGCCAAGTACAGGCCCGCGTCAATGTCCAGAACCTGCAAGCCCATCCCAAGGGTGCGGTGTTCGACCTTGTGACTCGCATCGACGATCAACTGGGGCCGCTGTGGGAGGCCGAGAGCCAGATGCTCTGCAAGGGCGTCCAGCTTGACGGTGCGTTGGTGGAAGAGCCGCTGCAAGAGATCCAGGCATTGACTGAAGTGGCGCACTGGACCGCGCCGGCTGACATTGGCCGGCAATACGCCAAGGTGTCCGGCGATTACAACCCGATCCACCTGAGCGGCCTCAGCGCCCGGCTGTTCGGCTTCCCTACCGCCATCGCCCACGGCCTGTGGAACAAAGCCAGGACCCTGGCGGCGCTGGACGAACACTTGCCCGATGCCAACATCGAGATCGAGGTCACCTTCAAGAAGCCGGTGCGCCTGCCCAGCAAAGTGACACTGCTGGCGAGTGCGGCGGGGTCCAGTGGGGATTTGCGACTGATCGGGTCCGGGGAGTTGGAACATATGGTGGGGAGCTGGCGGCCGGTTGGCTAA
- a CDS encoding DUF4123 domain-containing protein, with protein sequence MSAADMSGSVPRWLLLDVPGAPAAARRLQEQFAETRSVALFEGTEFHELREQGPLLVDLQHSPALTSLCHLDAGSWPGLLLVSASPAAQLLAHLRRMLTVTLGLHHKALLNYYNPHTASYFFDGCDPGELSCWLGPISLLRWFGGTWADRAIGSQGWQQLSNPGLTVARLENEHSLSDRQQRQLQQCLLERHAWQWSRSIGRDYRLLWSDLQQGLKLGFTERPVLDDWLWLRLQYPHARPVPELIGASQRERLDYLRQLWQNNQG encoded by the coding sequence ATGAGCGCCGCCGACATGTCTGGATCAGTGCCTCGATGGCTGCTGCTCGACGTGCCGGGCGCACCGGCGGCCGCGCGGCGTCTGCAAGAACAGTTCGCTGAGACCCGGAGTGTTGCCTTGTTCGAAGGCACTGAGTTCCACGAGCTGAGGGAGCAGGGTCCGCTGCTGGTGGATCTGCAGCATTCGCCAGCGCTGACCAGTCTGTGTCATCTGGATGCCGGCTCCTGGCCGGGGCTGCTGTTGGTGAGTGCATCGCCGGCTGCGCAATTGCTGGCGCATCTGCGGCGTATGTTGACGGTGACGTTGGGCCTGCATCACAAAGCCTTGTTGAACTACTACAACCCGCACACCGCCAGCTATTTTTTCGACGGTTGCGATCCGGGGGAGCTCAGTTGCTGGCTGGGTCCGATCAGCCTGTTGCGCTGGTTCGGCGGCACCTGGGCCGACCGGGCGATTGGCAGTCAGGGCTGGCAGCAACTGTCCAACCCGGGGCTGACGGTGGCGAGGCTGGAGAACGAACACAGCCTCAGCGATCGGCAGCAACGGCAGTTGCAGCAATGCCTGCTGGAGCGTCACGCCTGGCAATGGTCCCGCTCCATCGGGCGTGATTACCGCCTGCTCTGGAGCGACTTGCAGCAAGGATTGAAACTGGGGTTTACCGAACGGCCGGTGCTCGACGACTGGCTCTGGCTGCGCCTGCAATACCCCCATGCCCGGCCGGTGCCGGAACTGATAGGCGCCTCGCAGCGTGAGCGGCTCGATTATCTGCGACAACTGTGGCAAAACAATCAAGGTTGA